The Streptomyces sp. NBC_00670 genome window below encodes:
- a CDS encoding discoidin domain-containing protein, whose translation MSHGTTHHRTTVRAAGRLSAVGTAVALAAGMLVTLGAPAAHAAAGATLPFTSVEAESASSTGAKIGPDYTQGTLASEASGRQAVRLSSGQRVEFTVPRAANAVNVSYNVPDGQSGSLDVYVNGTKLDKTLPVTSKYSYVDTSWITGSKTHHFFDNARMLLGRDVQTGDKIAFQATNVQVTVDVADFEQVADAAGKPSGAVSVTDKGADPSGQGDSTQAFRDAISAAQGGVVWIPPGDYKVSSSLQNVQNVTLQGAGSWHSVVHSSSFINQQSSAGNVHLKDFAVIGEVTERNDGSPDNFVNGSLGANSSVSGMWLQHLKCGFWLTGTNDNLVVENNRILDTTADGLNLNGSAKNVHVRDNFLRNQGDDSLAMWSLYSPDTGSAFENNTISQPNLANGIAIYGGTDITVKNNLISDTNALGSGIAISNQKFLDPFSPLAGTITVDGNTLVRAGAMNPNWKHPMGALRVDSYDSQINATVNITNTTITDSPYSAFEFVSGGGTGYPVKNVNVSGATVKNTGTVVVQAEAQGAATFKNVTATSVGAAGIYNCPYPANSGTFTLTDGGGNSGWDSTWSDCSTWPQPGQGNPDPDPGRNLAKGRPASATGSQDVYTPGKAVDGDANSYWESTNNAFPQALTVDLGSAQAVRRLVLKLPPSSAWGARTETLSVLGSTDGSGYSTVVASKDYRFDPASGNTATVTLPSNADLRYLKLNVTANTGWPAAQFSEVEAYLQ comes from the coding sequence ATGTCACACGGCACCACGCACCACCGCACCACCGTGAGAGCCGCCGGCCGGCTCTCCGCCGTCGGCACCGCCGTGGCCCTCGCGGCCGGCATGCTCGTCACCCTCGGCGCACCCGCCGCCCACGCGGCCGCCGGGGCCACCCTGCCGTTCACCTCCGTCGAGGCCGAGTCGGCGAGCAGCACCGGTGCCAAGATCGGCCCCGACTACACCCAGGGCACGCTCGCCTCCGAGGCCTCCGGACGGCAGGCGGTACGCCTCAGCTCCGGCCAGCGCGTGGAGTTCACCGTGCCGCGCGCCGCCAACGCCGTGAACGTCTCCTACAACGTGCCCGACGGCCAGTCCGGCAGCCTCGACGTGTACGTCAACGGCACCAAGCTCGACAAGACGCTCCCCGTCACCTCGAAATACTCCTACGTCGACACGAGCTGGATCACCGGCTCCAAGACCCACCACTTCTTCGACAACGCCCGGATGCTGCTCGGCCGCGACGTCCAGACGGGCGACAAGATCGCCTTCCAGGCCACCAACGTGCAGGTCACCGTCGACGTCGCCGACTTCGAGCAGGTCGCCGACGCCGCCGGCAAGCCGTCCGGGGCGGTCTCCGTCACCGACAAGGGCGCCGACCCCAGCGGCCAGGGCGACTCCACCCAGGCCTTCCGCGACGCCATCTCCGCCGCCCAGGGCGGGGTGGTGTGGATACCGCCGGGCGACTACAAGGTGTCCTCCTCGCTCCAGAACGTGCAGAACGTCACCCTCCAGGGCGCCGGCAGCTGGCACTCCGTGGTGCACAGCTCCAGCTTCATCAACCAGCAGAGCAGCGCGGGCAACGTCCACCTCAAGGACTTCGCGGTGATCGGCGAGGTCACCGAGCGCAACGACGGCAGCCCGGACAACTTCGTCAACGGCTCCCTCGGCGCGAACTCCTCCGTCTCCGGGATGTGGCTCCAGCACCTCAAGTGCGGCTTCTGGCTCACCGGCACCAACGACAACCTCGTCGTCGAGAACAACCGCATCCTCGACACCACCGCCGACGGCCTCAACCTCAACGGCAGCGCCAAGAACGTCCACGTCCGCGACAACTTCCTGCGCAACCAGGGCGACGACTCGCTCGCCATGTGGTCGCTCTACTCACCGGACACGGGCAGCGCCTTCGAGAACAACACCATCTCGCAGCCCAACCTCGCCAACGGCATCGCCATCTACGGCGGCACCGACATCACGGTGAAGAACAACCTGATCTCCGACACCAACGCCCTCGGCAGCGGCATCGCCATCTCCAACCAGAAGTTCCTCGACCCGTTCAGCCCGCTCGCCGGAACGATCACGGTCGACGGCAACACGCTCGTCCGCGCCGGGGCGATGAACCCCAACTGGAAGCACCCGATGGGCGCGCTGCGCGTCGACTCCTACGACAGCCAGATCAACGCCACGGTCAACATCACCAACACCACGATCACCGACAGCCCGTACAGCGCCTTCGAATTCGTCTCCGGCGGTGGCACCGGCTACCCGGTCAAGAACGTCAACGTCTCCGGCGCCACGGTGAAGAACACCGGCACGGTCGTCGTCCAGGCGGAGGCGCAGGGCGCGGCCACCTTCAAGAACGTGACCGCCACCAGCGTGGGCGCGGCCGGCATCTACAACTGCCCCTACCCGGCCAACTCGGGCACGTTCACGCTCACCGACGGCGGCGGGAACTCCGGCTGGGACAGCACCTGGTCGGACTGCTCCACCTGGCCCCAGCCCGGCCAGGGCAACCCCGACCCCGACCCCGGCCGCAACCTCGCCAAGGGCCGCCCGGCCTCGGCCACCGGCTCCCAGGACGTCTACACCCCGGGCAAGGCGGTCGACGGCGACGCGAACAGCTACTGGGAGTCGACGAACAACGCCTTCCCGCAGGCGCTCACCGTCGACCTGGGGTCCGCGCAGGCCGTACGGCGGCTCGTGCTGAAGCTGCCGCCGTCCTCCGCGTGGGGCGCCCGCACCGAAACCCTGTCCGTGCTCGGCAGCACCGACGGCTCCGGGTACTCCACGGTCGTCGCGTCGAAGGACTACCGCTTCGACCCGGCCTCCGGCAACACGGCCACCGTCACCCTGCCGAGCAACGCCGACCTGCGCTATCTGAAGCTGAACGTGACCGCCAACACCGGCTGGCCGGCGGCCCAGTTCAGCGAGGTGGAGGCGTATCTGCAGTAG
- a CDS encoding ABC transporter ATP-binding protein gives MLDVRGLRKVYEGSGRRVEAVRDLTFTVAAGELVCVVGPSGCGKTTLLKCVAGLLTPTGGEVLLDGRRVTGPPPGMAVVFQEYGRSLFPWMRVGENVELPLKQKGLAKSRRRELVADALASVGLADAAGAYPWQLSGGMQQRVAIARALAYEPDVLLMDEPFAAVDAQTRADLEDLVRGLWRERRITIVFVTHDIDEAVYLGERVVVLSASPTVVREELRVDLPEERDQVHTRVAPRFADLRTHVYEQIQAAKRGTAVPGPGPAVGSPAGQEPPGDRAPALVKEDLPDPPGPAAATADTPPPR, from the coding sequence ATGCTCGACGTACGCGGATTGAGAAAGGTCTACGAGGGCTCCGGGCGCCGGGTGGAGGCGGTCCGGGACCTCACGTTCACGGTCGCGGCGGGCGAACTGGTCTGCGTGGTGGGCCCGTCGGGCTGCGGCAAGACCACACTGCTGAAGTGCGTCGCCGGACTGCTCACCCCGACCGGCGGCGAGGTGCTCCTGGACGGGCGCCGGGTGACCGGTCCGCCGCCCGGCATGGCGGTGGTGTTCCAGGAGTACGGGCGCAGTCTCTTCCCCTGGATGCGGGTCGGCGAGAACGTCGAACTGCCCTTGAAGCAGAAGGGGTTGGCGAAGTCCCGGCGGCGGGAGCTGGTGGCCGACGCGCTGGCGTCGGTGGGGCTCGCGGACGCGGCGGGCGCCTACCCCTGGCAGCTCTCCGGCGGGATGCAGCAGCGGGTGGCGATCGCCCGCGCGCTGGCGTACGAGCCGGACGTGCTGCTGATGGACGAGCCGTTCGCGGCGGTGGACGCGCAGACCCGGGCCGATCTGGAGGACCTGGTCCGGGGGCTGTGGCGGGAGCGGCGCATCACCATCGTGTTCGTCACCCACGACATCGACGAGGCGGTCTACCTCGGCGAGCGGGTGGTGGTCCTGTCCGCCTCCCCCACCGTCGTGCGGGAGGAGCTGCGGGTGGACCTGCCCGAGGAGCGGGACCAGGTCCACACACGGGTCGCCCCGCGCTTCGCGGATCTGCGTACACATGTGTACGAGCAGATCCAGGCGGCGAAGCGCGGGACGGCCGTGCCGGGGCCGGGCCCGGCGGTGGGGTCCCCGGCGGGTCAGGAACCGCCGGGCGACCGGGCACCGGCCCTCGTCAAGGAGGATCTCCCGGATCCCCCGGGTCCCGCGGCGGCTACTGCAGATACGCCTCCACCTCGCTGA
- a CDS encoding ABC transporter permease, which translates to MKRVLLGVVYAGALPVLLVVGWWLASDGSTNVYWPPLRTILEAFPDVWTGDRLRADVLPSVWRLLAGYAAAAVVGVALGTVIGSHRRVRAVCEPVLEFLRAVPPPVLVPVIMLFAGIGDGMKITVIASGCVWPVLLNTVEGVRAVDPVMAETARSYGITGTARLRTVVLRAASPGIVAGLRQALSIGIILMVISEMFAADSGLGFTIVQFQRGFAIPGMWTGILLLGLLGFVLSVLFQLVERRVLGWYHGLRAAGRRSS; encoded by the coding sequence GTGAAACGGGTCCTGCTCGGGGTGGTGTACGCGGGCGCGCTGCCCGTCCTGCTGGTCGTCGGCTGGTGGCTGGCCTCCGACGGCTCCACCAACGTCTACTGGCCGCCGCTGCGCACGATCCTCGAGGCGTTCCCCGACGTGTGGACCGGCGACCGGCTGCGCGCCGACGTGCTGCCCAGCGTGTGGCGGCTGCTCGCCGGGTACGCGGCCGCCGCCGTCGTGGGTGTGGCGCTCGGCACGGTGATCGGCTCCCACCGGCGGGTGCGCGCGGTGTGCGAGCCGGTCCTGGAGTTCCTGCGGGCGGTGCCGCCGCCCGTCCTGGTACCGGTCATCATGCTGTTCGCGGGCATCGGCGACGGCATGAAGATCACCGTCATCGCGAGCGGCTGCGTCTGGCCGGTGCTGCTCAACACCGTCGAGGGCGTCCGCGCCGTGGACCCGGTGATGGCGGAGACGGCCCGCAGCTACGGCATCACCGGCACCGCCCGGCTGCGCACGGTGGTGCTGCGCGCGGCGAGCCCGGGGATCGTCGCCGGGCTGCGGCAGGCGCTGTCGATCGGCATCATCCTCATGGTCATCAGCGAGATGTTCGCGGCCGACAGCGGACTGGGCTTCACCATCGTGCAGTTCCAGCGCGGGTTCGCGATCCCCGGCATGTGGACCGGGATCCTGCTGCTCGGGCTGCTGGGGTTCGTGCTGTCGGTCCTGTTCCAGCTGGTCGAGCGGCGGGTGCTCGGCTGGTACCACGGGCTGCGCGCGGCCGGCCGGCGGTCCTCGTGA
- a CDS encoding ABC transporter permease: MSGRNRAHRGTSENTLLGLTGLLAFLALGEAVPRLGLVKEDYFPPTSRIADALGHELADGAFWTALGDTLTGWALGLALAVGAGVAAGVLVSVVPYLREVTASTIEFLRPIPSVALIPLAVLLYGTELRSVLLLVVYASFWQVLIQVLYGIQDVDPVAEETARAYDLGTWARIRHVLWPTALPYVMTGVRLAAAVALILAITAELVIGAPGLGSRIAVAQTSQAVPEMYALVVVTGLLGLLINVGARAVERRALAWHQSVRGEVAV; the protein is encoded by the coding sequence GTGAGCGGCCGGAACCGCGCACACCGCGGAACCTCCGAGAACACCCTCCTCGGCCTCACCGGCCTCCTCGCCTTCCTCGCCCTCGGCGAGGCGGTGCCCCGGCTCGGCCTGGTCAAGGAGGACTACTTCCCGCCCACCAGCCGTATCGCCGACGCCCTCGGCCACGAGCTCGCCGACGGCGCCTTCTGGACCGCCCTCGGCGACACCCTCACCGGCTGGGCGCTCGGCCTGGCGCTCGCGGTGGGCGCCGGCGTCGCGGCCGGGGTGCTCGTCTCCGTCGTGCCGTATCTGCGCGAGGTCACCGCCTCGACGATCGAGTTCCTGCGCCCCATCCCCTCCGTCGCCCTGATCCCCCTCGCCGTCCTCCTCTACGGCACCGAACTGCGCTCGGTCCTGCTGCTGGTGGTGTACGCCTCCTTCTGGCAGGTGCTCATCCAGGTGCTGTACGGCATCCAGGACGTCGACCCGGTGGCCGAGGAGACCGCCCGCGCCTACGACCTCGGCACCTGGGCCCGGATCCGCCACGTGCTGTGGCCGACCGCGCTGCCGTACGTCATGACCGGGGTCCGGCTGGCCGCCGCGGTCGCGCTGATCCTCGCCATCACCGCCGAACTCGTCATCGGGGCACCGGGGCTGGGCTCCCGCATCGCGGTGGCGCAGACCTCGCAGGCCGTGCCCGAGATGTACGCGCTCGTCGTCGTCACCGGGCTGCTCGGACTGCTGATCAACGTGGGCGCACGCGCGGTGGAGCGGCGTGCGCTGGCCTGGCACCAGTCGGTGCGCGGGGAGGTGGCGGTGTGA
- a CDS encoding ABC transporter substrate-binding protein: protein MRRLLAALAVGAFVAATSACGSSDGSSGTSSASSGTTTTVKVGIIPILDVAPLYLGQQQGIYKKHGLKLEMTPAQGGAAIVPAVVSGQLQFGFSNMASLMLAQTNNVPVKAVVEGVNSTGVDGKDFGATVVKKGSPLSSAKDLEGKKVAVNTLKNINDTTVRESVREAGGDPSKVKLVELAFDQMPAALDKGQVDAAFAVEPALTTIKEQGGTEIASSYVDVAKDLTVAMYFTSQSYEQKNPETVKKFREATEESLKYADGHPDEVRKVLTTYTKIPSTLLSKLTLPSWPAQANRASIEKLMKLGQQDGLYASEPDLDKLLP from the coding sequence ATGCGTCGCCTGCTCGCCGCGCTCGCGGTCGGAGCGTTCGTGGCCGCCACGTCGGCCTGCGGATCGTCGGACGGTTCCTCGGGGACGTCGTCCGCGTCCTCCGGCACCACCACCACGGTCAAGGTCGGGATCATCCCCATCCTCGATGTCGCCCCGCTCTACCTGGGGCAGCAACAGGGCATCTACAAGAAGCACGGCCTGAAGCTGGAGATGACCCCCGCCCAGGGCGGCGCGGCCATCGTGCCCGCCGTGGTCAGCGGCCAACTCCAGTTCGGCTTCAGCAACATGGCCTCGCTGATGCTCGCCCAGACCAACAACGTGCCCGTCAAGGCGGTCGTCGAGGGCGTCAACTCCACCGGCGTGGACGGCAAGGACTTCGGCGCGACCGTCGTCAAGAAGGGCAGCCCCCTCTCGTCCGCCAAGGACCTGGAGGGCAAGAAGGTCGCCGTCAACACGCTGAAGAACATCAACGACACCACCGTGCGCGAGTCGGTGCGCGAGGCCGGCGGCGACCCGTCGAAGGTGAAGCTCGTGGAGCTGGCCTTCGACCAGATGCCGGCCGCGCTCGACAAGGGCCAGGTCGACGCCGCGTTCGCGGTGGAGCCCGCGCTCACCACCATCAAGGAGCAGGGCGGCACCGAGATCGCCTCGTCGTACGTGGACGTGGCGAAGGACCTCACCGTGGCGATGTACTTCACCTCGCAGAGCTACGAGCAGAAGAACCCGGAGACGGTGAAGAAGTTCCGGGAGGCGACCGAGGAGTCCCTCAAGTACGCCGACGGACACCCGGACGAGGTCCGCAAGGTGCTCACCACGTACACCAAGATCCCCTCCACCCTGCTGTCGAAGCTGACGCTGCCGAGCTGGCCCGCCCAGGCCAACCGCGCCTCCATCGAGAAGCTCATGAAGCTCGGACAGCAGGACGGTCTGTACGCGTCCGAGCCCGACCTGGACAAGCTCCTGCCGTGA
- a CDS encoding phospholipid scramblase-related protein, with protein MTTHSNTPAGWYPDPHGAVQTLRYWDGTQWTQHTTPDQQGAQQAPPAPGAAPAMPQQPAAPDPRVQRQVQQQAGIAPGAAGGGSLFSEPVLVVNQKAKLIELTNEYKVFDQQGNQIGSVAEVGQSGLKKALRFVSSLDQYMTHRLEIRDAYGQPQLLLTRPAKFIKSRVVVERPDGQPVGEIVQQNAIGKINFSINAGGQKIGAIKAENWRAWNFAITDHSENEVARITKTWEGLAKTMFTTSDNYVLQIHFQLPEPLRSLVVATALTVDTALKQDARGLG; from the coding sequence GTGACCACGCATTCGAACACTCCTGCAGGCTGGTACCCGGATCCGCACGGTGCGGTACAGACCCTGCGCTACTGGGACGGCACCCAGTGGACCCAGCACACCACCCCGGATCAGCAGGGTGCGCAGCAGGCGCCGCCCGCCCCGGGGGCCGCCCCGGCCATGCCCCAGCAGCCCGCCGCGCCCGACCCCCGTGTGCAGCGCCAGGTGCAGCAGCAGGCGGGGATCGCCCCGGGCGCGGCGGGCGGCGGTTCGCTGTTCAGCGAGCCGGTGCTCGTGGTGAACCAGAAGGCCAAGCTGATCGAACTCACCAACGAGTACAAGGTCTTCGACCAGCAGGGCAACCAGATCGGCTCGGTGGCGGAGGTCGGGCAGAGCGGCCTGAAGAAGGCGCTGCGGTTCGTCTCCAGCCTGGACCAGTACATGACCCACAGGCTGGAGATCCGTGACGCGTACGGGCAGCCGCAGCTGCTGCTGACGCGGCCTGCGAAGTTCATCAAGTCCCGGGTGGTCGTGGAGCGTCCGGACGGGCAGCCGGTGGGCGAGATCGTCCAGCAGAACGCGATAGGGAAGATCAACTTCTCGATCAACGCGGGGGGTCAGAAGATCGGCGCGATCAAGGCCGAGAACTGGCGGGCGTGGAACTTCGCGATCACCGACCACTCGGAGAACGAGGTCGCCCGCATCACGAAGACGTGGGAGGGCCTCGCCAAGACGATGTTCACCACGTCGGACAACTACGTCCTCCAGATCCACTTCCAGCTCCCGGAGCCGCTGCGGAGCCTTGTCGTGGCGACGGCGCTGACGGTCGACACGGCGCTCAAGCAGGACGCGCGCGGCCTGGGCTGA
- a CDS encoding phosphocholine-specific phospholipase C: MPEVNRRRFLQLAGATAGFSALSGSIERAAALPAHHGSGTIEDVEHIVVLMQENRSFDHYFGSLRGVRGFGDPHPVTLPSGKSVWHQPDGAKEVLPFRPDADDLGLAFIQDLPHGWNDGHAAFAGGRYDGWVGAKSATTMAYLTREDIPFHYALADTFTVCDAYHCSFLGSTDPNRYYMWTGYTGNDGSGGGPVLGNDEAGYHWTTYPERLEKAGVSWKIYQDVGDGLDAAGGWGWIQDAYRGNYGDNSLLYFDQYRDAEPGDPLYDKARTGTDARKGEGFFDLLRADVTGGRLPKISWIVAPEAFTEHPNWPANYGAWYISQVLDALTADPGVWARTALFVTYDENDGFFDHVVPPFPPASAAQGGSAVDASPDVFPGNASLVAGPYGLGQRVPMLVVSPWSKGGYVCSETLDHTSIIRFMERRFGVHEPNISPWRRTVCGDLTAAFDFSRRDTADVSLPGTDGYRPKDDRRHPDYVPTPPATGALPRQERGTRPARPLKYVPHVDGSIDPAAGTLTLTFASGAHAGAAFLVTSGDAADEGPWTYTAASGRTVSGTWDRGAAKGAYDLTVHGPNGFLREFAGTTGAGAPEVTARHAHGDLELTFTGGRTGTTRFTLTGARGGARTVRVRAGGRVRHRVPLAASRRWYDLTVTVEADPSFRRRFAGHVENGRAGVSDPALGGE, from the coding sequence ATGCCCGAGGTCAACCGGCGCCGATTCCTGCAACTGGCGGGCGCCACCGCCGGTTTCAGCGCCCTGTCCGGCAGCATCGAGCGCGCCGCCGCGCTCCCCGCGCACCACGGCTCCGGCACGATCGAGGACGTCGAGCACATCGTCGTCCTCATGCAGGAGAACCGGTCCTTCGACCACTACTTCGGCTCCCTCAGAGGCGTCCGCGGCTTCGGCGACCCGCACCCCGTGACCCTGCCGAGCGGGAAGTCCGTGTGGCACCAGCCGGACGGCGCCAAGGAGGTGCTGCCCTTCCGTCCCGACGCCGACGACCTGGGCCTGGCGTTCATCCAGGACCTCCCGCACGGCTGGAACGACGGCCACGCGGCGTTCGCCGGGGGGAGGTACGACGGCTGGGTGGGCGCCAAGTCGGCCACCACCATGGCGTATCTGACCCGCGAGGACATCCCGTTCCACTACGCCCTCGCCGACACCTTCACCGTCTGCGACGCCTACCACTGCTCGTTCCTCGGCTCCACCGACCCCAACCGCTACTACATGTGGACGGGGTACACCGGCAACGACGGCAGCGGCGGCGGCCCCGTCCTCGGCAACGACGAGGCCGGTTACCACTGGACGACGTACCCCGAGCGGCTGGAGAAGGCGGGCGTCTCCTGGAAGATCTACCAGGACGTCGGCGACGGCCTGGACGCGGCCGGCGGCTGGGGCTGGATCCAGGACGCCTACCGCGGCAACTACGGCGACAACTCGCTGCTCTACTTCGACCAGTACCGCGATGCCGAGCCCGGCGACCCGCTCTACGACAAGGCCCGCACCGGCACGGACGCCCGGAAGGGCGAGGGCTTCTTCGACCTGCTGCGCGCGGACGTCACCGGCGGCAGGCTCCCGAAGATCTCCTGGATCGTCGCCCCCGAGGCGTTCACCGAGCACCCCAACTGGCCCGCCAACTACGGCGCCTGGTACATCTCCCAGGTCCTGGACGCGCTCACCGCCGACCCCGGGGTGTGGGCGCGGACGGCGCTGTTCGTGACCTATGACGAGAACGACGGCTTCTTCGACCACGTTGTCCCGCCCTTCCCGCCCGCCTCCGCCGCGCAGGGCGGATCGGCGGTCGACGCGAGCCCGGACGTGTTCCCCGGGAACGCCTCGCTCGTCGCCGGGCCGTACGGCCTTGGCCAGCGGGTGCCGATGCTCGTCGTCTCGCCCTGGAGCAAGGGCGGTTACGTCTGCTCCGAGACGCTGGACCACACCTCGATCATCCGGTTCATGGAGCGCCGCTTCGGTGTCCACGAGCCGAACATCTCGCCCTGGCGACGCACGGTCTGCGGCGATCTGACCGCCGCGTTCGACTTCTCCCGCCGGGACACCGCGGACGTCTCACTGCCGGGCACGGACGGCTACCGCCCCAAGGACGACCGGCGCCACCCCGACTACGTGCCCACCCCGCCGGCCACCGGCGCCCTGCCCCGGCAGGAGCGCGGCACGCGCCCGGCGCGGCCCCTGAAGTACGTGCCCCACGTGGACGGTTCGATCGACCCGGCCGCCGGGACGCTGACGCTCACCTTCGCCTCCGGCGCGCACGCGGGGGCCGCGTTCCTGGTGACGTCCGGCGATGCCGCCGACGAGGGCCCGTGGACGTACACGGCGGCGTCCGGCCGTACGGTCTCCGGCACCTGGGACCGGGGCGCGGCGAAGGGCGCGTACGACCTCACCGTGCACGGGCCCAACGGGTTCCTGCGGGAGTTCGCGGGCACGACGGGGGCCGGCGCCCCCGAGGTGACCGCGCGGCACGCCCACGGCGACCTGGAGCTGACCTTCACGGGCGGCCGTACCGGCACCACGCGGTTCACGCTCACGGGAGCGCGGGGCGGGGCACGGACGGTGCGGGTGCGGGCCGGGGGACGGGTACGGCACCGGGTGCCGCTCGCGGCGAGCCGGCGCTGGTACGACCTGACCGTCACCGTCGAGGCGGACCCGTCCTTCCGGCGCCGGTTCGCGGGCCACGTGGAGAACGGCAGGGCGGGCGTGAGCGACCCGGCGCTGGGCGGCGAGTGA
- a CDS encoding aromatic ring-hydroxylating dioxygenase subunit alpha gives MPHLTAFARNQWYVAAYSHEVGREELLGRTILGEPLVLYRTEEDGTPVALHDRCVHRRYPLSASRLDGDRVVCGYHGFTYDTTGACVFVPGQKRVPRTARVASYPVVERDSLVWVWIGDPALADPEAVPRARHLDAPGWVTVRGMEPIDADYGLLVDNLLDLSHETYLHGGYIGTPEVAETPITTEVDEGAGIVRVSRHMDDAECPSFYARSTGLEGRISRWQDIEYHAPCLYLLHSRIAPVGVVPEPDGSDPHGFHTEITYAITPSADGHVYDFWMVSRDWAVEDAEVTEFLRANNHTVVRQDVDALNLLQRTLGTERTGYQELSINIDTGGLAARRILARLVEEGEKPVEGVR, from the coding sequence ATGCCGCACCTCACCGCCTTCGCCAGGAACCAGTGGTACGTCGCCGCCTACAGTCACGAGGTCGGACGCGAGGAACTGCTCGGCCGGACGATCCTCGGGGAGCCGCTCGTCCTCTACCGCACCGAGGAGGACGGCACCCCCGTCGCACTGCACGACCGGTGCGTGCACCGCCGCTACCCGCTCTCCGCGAGCCGGCTCGACGGCGACCGTGTCGTCTGCGGCTACCACGGGTTCACCTACGACACCACCGGCGCCTGCGTGTTCGTACCCGGACAGAAGCGGGTCCCGCGTACCGCCCGTGTCGCCTCCTATCCCGTCGTCGAGCGGGACTCCCTGGTGTGGGTGTGGATCGGCGACCCCGCGCTCGCCGATCCGGAGGCCGTGCCGCGCGCCCGGCACCTCGACGCCCCCGGCTGGGTCACGGTGCGCGGCATGGAGCCCATCGACGCCGACTACGGGCTCCTCGTGGACAACCTGCTCGACCTCTCCCACGAGACCTACCTCCACGGCGGCTACATCGGCACCCCCGAGGTCGCCGAGACGCCGATCACCACGGAGGTCGACGAGGGCGCCGGGATCGTACGGGTCAGCCGCCACATGGACGACGCCGAGTGCCCCTCCTTCTACGCCCGCTCCACCGGCCTCGAGGGCCGGATCTCCCGTTGGCAGGACATCGAGTACCACGCCCCCTGTCTGTATCTGCTGCACAGCCGCATCGCCCCGGTCGGCGTCGTGCCCGAGCCGGACGGCAGCGACCCGCACGGCTTCCACACCGAGATCACGTACGCCATCACGCCCTCCGCCGACGGCCACGTGTACGACTTCTGGATGGTCTCGCGGGACTGGGCGGTCGAGGACGCCGAGGTCACCGAGTTCCTGCGGGCCAACAACCACACCGTGGTGAGGCAGGACGTCGACGCGCTCAACCTGCTGCAGCGCACGCTCGGCACCGAGCGCACCGGCTACCAGGAGCTGAGCATCAACATCGACACCGGCGGCCTGGCGGCGCGGCGGATCCTGGCCCGCCTTGTGGAGGAGGGCGAGAAGCCGGTGGAGGGGGTGCGGTGA
- a CDS encoding PDR/VanB family oxidoreductase, translated as MSELELVVSARQPVAEGVLALTLRHPLGRELPGWEPGAHVDLLLGPGLERQYSLCGDPADRTAWRIAVLREPGGRGGSAHVHGELRQGDKVRVRGPRNHFALRPATRYLFVAGGIGITPMLPMLAAAEAAGAEWSLLYGGRTRASMAFTEELLRRYGDRVTLAPQDEVGLLDLAAALDGLAEGTLVYCCGPGALLDAMESRCPAGVLHVERFRPVERPGGPDAEFEVELRRSGKRVTVPAGTSVLDAVRGAGVEVLYSCTEGTCGTCETDVLEGAPEHRDSVLTEEERAGGETMMICVSRCRGERLVLDL; from the coding sequence ATGAGCGAGCTGGAACTCGTCGTGTCCGCGCGGCAGCCGGTGGCCGAAGGCGTCCTGGCACTCACCCTTCGCCATCCGCTCGGGCGGGAGCTGCCCGGATGGGAGCCGGGCGCACATGTGGACCTGCTGCTGGGACCGGGGCTGGAACGGCAGTACTCGCTGTGCGGCGATCCCGCCGACCGGACCGCCTGGCGGATCGCCGTGCTGCGCGAGCCGGGCGGGCGGGGAGGTTCGGCTCACGTCCACGGCGAGCTGCGGCAGGGCGACAAGGTGCGGGTGCGCGGCCCGCGCAACCACTTCGCGCTGCGGCCCGCCACGCGGTACCTGTTCGTCGCGGGCGGCATCGGCATCACCCCGATGCTGCCGATGCTCGCGGCGGCGGAAGCGGCGGGCGCCGAGTGGTCACTGCTGTACGGCGGGCGGACGCGGGCGTCGATGGCGTTCACCGAGGAGCTGCTGCGGCGGTACGGCGACCGCGTGACCCTCGCCCCGCAGGACGAGGTGGGCCTGCTCGACCTGGCCGCCGCGCTCGACGGGCTCGCGGAGGGCACGCTCGTGTACTGCTGCGGGCCCGGGGCGCTGCTGGACGCCATGGAGTCGCGGTGCCCGGCGGGGGTGCTGCACGTGGAGCGGTTCCGGCCGGTGGAGCGGCCGGGCGGGCCGGACGCGGAGTTCGAGGTGGAGCTGCGGCGGTCGGGGAAGAGGGTGACCGTGCCGGCGGGGACCTCGGTACTGGACGCGGTGCGGGGTGCGGGCGTCGAGGTGCTGTACTCCTGCACGGAGGGGACGTGCGGGACGTGCGAGACGGACGTGCTGGAAGGGGCGCCCGAGCATCGTGACTCGGTGCTGACCGAGGAGGAGCGGGCGGGGGGCGAGACCATGATGATCTGCGTCTCCCGGTGCCGGGGGGAGCGGCTGGTCCTGGATCTGTGA